GTGTGAATGGCGACGACTTCATCCGGTGTCAGGTTATTGTGTGCTGCCACCGCTTCCAAATCGGGGCCGAAGGAGCCGCCATAGCAGACTGGGATATCCACCGTTTTCGGATCGCTTGTCGTTGAGGTCAGCGCATGGTTTGGCAGGCCATGTAACAAATCCTGTACTTCCGGGTATGTTGTGCGGGTCGCATCGTAGAACACCGTGACCGTTGTGAAAGACGGAACACATTCAATCATCCCAGGGAAAGGGTTGTCCTCGAGATAGGAAACCAATGCCATGACCGTCTGGTGATTGAAGTGACTTATCTCGTTTCCGACGCGTATGACGATAGCTGAATCACCAAGCGGGTACAATTCCACTTTGTTGCACCACCTCAATCAATTTCAGTGACGAGATCGCGAATCCATGTTCGCGAGCGCAAAGGAGCCACGTTCACCAGAGCCCCTTTTTGAGCCTTGGTATTGCACAGGTAGCCTGGTTTGCCGTCGATGATGGCTGAACATTCTTTGCAGGCGTTGGCGGATCGGCAGGAATATCGGACCGCTAGACTCGGGTCATGGTGCGCCCGCGTCCAAAGGACGGCTTCCAGCAGGCTCATGCCTTCCGAGTACGGGACATCGTAATCCATCACGGTCTCTCCATCATTCGGGTTACCTCGCGTAATTTTGAGCGTTACTTTGTCCATTGTTCTTACCTCCTATCATACGTCGTATAAGATTTCCCAACCAGTCTCAGAGTTGTAATGAAACCGAGTACTTTGTGCGTGCTCGTGTGTTTCCGGATAGTCTTCGCGGACATGGCACCCTCTTGATTCACGGCGGAGCTTGGCTCCCCGGACGATGGCCTCACTGACCTTGAGCATATTGTAGAGTTCAACCTTCTCGACAAACTGCAATGGAAAGCGTGTTTCCTCCGCTAACGACAAGCTTTCACACTGTTCCTTGAGAGTCGCAATTTCTTCCATGGCCTTGTCGAGTTTGCGACCGGTGCGAATGGGACCGGCGTTTTCCCACATCGCCGTCTGCAACGACTGTTTCAACCCGACAACAGAACCATCGTCCTGCTTTACGTCGTGTGGGTGCCATAGATGGTGCAATCTTTCCCACTCTTCACGGGCAGCTTTCTTTGCTGCGTCTGAATTTCCTTTGCTCCGGTGTTTGGCAGCCGTTTCGCCGGCGATTCGGCCGCTGACCAGTGCCTCGGTGATGGCATTTCCGGACAACCGGTTGGCGCCGTGCATGCCGTAAATGCCTTCTCCACAGGCCAAGAGACCGGGTATCGTCGTGTTCATCGACGGATCGACTTTGATACCGCCAATCATGAAGTGTGCCATTGGCGCCACCTCAACCATCTGCTTCGTCAAGTCGATCCCGTTGTTCTCCAGGATGCCGATGACGGGACCGAACGCTTCTCGCAATTTCGTCTCCGGAACCATTTGGAAGTCTAGGTAGGCACCGCCGTGATCGGAACCGCGGCCTGCAGCCACTTCCTCGAATATGGCTGTCGTCGTCATGTCTCTGGTGGCAGTATATCGGCCAGCCTCTTCACCTGCGTACTTCAGCATGAATTCTTCACCGTTGCGATTCAGCAAGCGCCCGCCGAGTTTGTAGCGAAAGGGATCCCACATGATCGGATCGATCCCGACCACGGGCGGATGCAGGTGTGCAATGGGGAAGAACTGTACGAGTTCCATATCGCGAAGCTCTGCACCCGCTTCCGCAGCTAGCACGAAGCCGTCGCCCGTCATGTTGGCGGACGCACTATTGCGCGCATAGGTTTCCGTAAGACCACCGGTGGCAATGATGACATTGGAAGCCGCGATCGTGATCGGTTCGAGCGACTCGATAGAAAATCCGATCGCTCCCACTACCACGCCATCGTCCTTCACGAGCCGCGTGATCATGACATTTCGCAAACGACGAATTTGCGGATCTCGGAATGTCGCCCGCCGCAGACCTGCGGACGTGGCACCTCCCGTGTTGAGGACGTCCACATAGACACAGCGTCTTCTCGAGTGTCCGGGTGCGACAACTTGAGACCGTCGCCCGTCGGGGGTACGAGCCCAGTTGACGCCGTATTTTTCAACTTCCAGAATGACTTCCGGCCCGCGCTCAACAATGGCCCGGACGATTTGCGGATCACATAGACCGCGTCCGCCGACCAGGGTATCTTCTTCATGAATACTTGGGTTGTCGTCCTCCGCTTCACCGAGTGCCACAGCCACAGTCATCTGTGCAAGGACCGTTGCACCCCCACGTCCGACGACACTCTTGTCAACGACTAAAACGGAAGCGCCCGCGTCGCTTGCTGCACGAGCTGCCATGAGACCGGCTGCCCCTGAACCCACTACCAGTACGTCTGTGATAAAGTCAGACACTTTAATTCCACTCCAGTCGCTGTATCCCATCTAACCCATTGGCGTATACACCATGGCTTAGATTATATTACTAAATTCGATAATCTTCTGTATTTAGAGACAAGAAAGATGGGGAAAATCGAGGGGAATTGGGATGGATTCGGGTATGGCAGGAAGAGGCGAGGGGGCATTCGCCCGCCTCGCCTCCGTATGTGGTCGGTATTTATGCGAACTGTTCGGCTTCCGTTGAGCCCAGGAGGGCGACGGTGGAAGAGAATCCACCCGAAACGACTTGAGCAACTTCATCGAAATAGCCAGTGCCCACTTCACGCTGGTGCTTGGTGGCCGTATATCCGTGAACTTCGTCAGCAAATTCGGCTTGTTGTAAGTCGGAGTAGGCCGCCATTCCGCGTTGTTTATATCCGTGAGCAAGTGTGAACATGCTGTGATTGAGGGTGTGGAACCCGGCCAACGTCACGAATTGGAACTTGTAACCCATATCGCCGAGTTCGTCTTGAAAGCGGGCAATTTGCTCATCGTCGAGTTTCTTCTTCCAGTTGAAAGAGGGAGAACAGTTGTATGCAAGCAGCTTTCCAGGATACTGCGAATGAATGGCTTCCGCAAAGCGGCGGGCTTCTTCCAGATTCGGCTCGGATGTTTCGCACCAAATCAGGTCTGCGTACGGCGCGTATGCAAGACCGCGCGCAATCGCAGCATCGAGTCCGCCGCGAATGCGGAAAAACCCTTCGACAGTGCGTTCACCCGTAATGAATTCTGCGTCGCGCGGGTCCACGTCGCTTGTTAGCAAGTTTGCTCCGTTTGCGTCCGTGCGCGCGATAAGGACCGTGGGAACACCGACGACATCGGCAGCCAACCGCGCAGCGACGAGGTTGCGCACCGCATTGCTTGTCGGGATGAGGACCTTGCCACCCATATGCCCACATTTCTTCTCGGAGGATAACTGATCTTCGAAGTGTACACCTGCTGCGCCCGCCTCGATCATCTGTTTCATCAATTCAAAGACGTTCAGTGGTCCGCCAAAACCGGCTTCTGCATCAGCGACGATGGGTGCAAACCAATGCGTATCGTCAACTCCTTCGATGTGGTGAATCTGATCCGCCCGCTGCAAGGCTTGGTTGATTCGCTTCACAACATGCGGCACGCTGTTCGCAGGGTAGAGGCTTTGGTCGGGATACATGTGGCCAGACAGGTTGGCGTCAGCTGCAACTTGCCAGCCACTGAGATAAATCGCTTTAAGTCCTGCTTTTACTTGTTGTACGGCTTGGTTCCCAGTGAGCGCTCCGAGGGCTTTTATGTGATGCTCTGTGTGAAGAAGCCGCCACAAGCGTTCTGCACCCATTCGGGCGAGACTGTGTTCAATGTGTACCGATCCGCGCAGCCGCAACACATCGCTGGCACTGTACGGGCGTTCAATGCCCTTCCAGCGGAAGTCTGTTTTCCACTCGTATTCCAGTTGTTCTACTTGACCGCGATCCGCCATGATTCTCTCACTCTCCGTATATTTAGTCATTTCAGGGTGGACGTTCAGACGAGAAGTTTGTAGCCGGGGACCGTTAGGAATTCGACAAACTCATTCTCCAAAATCAGATCCCAGAGTAACCCCGCTGCCGTTTCATACGCGTGATCTGAGGCGTTCTGTTCGGTTGTCTCGAGCAACTTTGAGTGCTCTTCGTCGATGATTGTTCGAACGAGATCGAAATCAATGTTGCGGCCGTCGCTGAGTACGCCTCGTTCATGACGAATCCACTGCCACACATGCGCCCGGGAGATCTCCGCCGTTGCAGCGTCTTCCATGAGATTGAAAATAGGCACCTCCCCAGAACCGCGCAACCAGGCTTCAATGTACTGAATCCCCAGGCTGACGTTCGTCCGGAGGTCTTCCTCCGTGATGGGACCAACCGGCACTTCTTGGAGAACTTTCGACGCGACGGAAACGGAACGTCCGCGGTCAATTTGGTTTGGCTCTGACATCAACATACTGTACCCTCCTCGGCAACATTGAGCTCAGCTGTTTCACAATCAGCATATGATTGTTATCTGTTATATAACATCGATTGTTATAAAACACAACGAAAAATTTTCGCGATTTTGACTTGAATTATTGATATGACACATATAAATTGTTGTATAACAGGTAGAAAGAACAGACGGAGATTTGCATAGTATGAATTAAATTGAGGACATATGAGGAGATGGTTCGATGAGTCACCGCTATTACGGATGGGTATCGGAACATTCCGAACACGAGAACAAGCCGATGCAATTATATGGGTGGGGTATACACCATTATGGGCCCGTAAAGTCAACGAGTTCGTACCCAAAAACGGAACAATGCGTAGAATGTGGGTCTGAGTTCGCGGTTTACGGGAGTGGGGCGATGTATGAGTGCGACAGGTGTTTGAATCGGCGTGAATAAGGGATGACCGAACGCGATGGCATGTAGGAAAATTCGGGGCCCCCAGGAATGGGGGCATTGGTTTTCGTCGTAAGGGACTCTATTGCCGCACTTGTCCATTCCCTCGCACCACATATTGATAGCTTGTCAGTTCACGCAACCCCATGGGCCCACGGGCGTGCAGCTTTTGGGTAGAGATGCCGATTTCCGCCCCAAATCCGAACTCAAATCCATCGGTGAATCGGGTCGACGCGTTATGGTAGACCACTGCAGCGTCCACCCGCGATAAGAAGTCCTCCGCTACGGCGACGTTTTCGGTGACGATTGCCTCCGAATGCTGGGTCCCATAGTGCGTGATGTGTCGGATTGCCTCATCCGCCGACTTGACCACCTTGATGGCCAAAATGGGGGCGAGAAATTCAGTTGCCCAGTCTTCTTCAGATGCCGCCCGGACAAGCCTGTTTGGAGCACCGGACTGTCTGGCAAGCGCTTCGGTTTGCGGGCAGCCACGAATTTCAACGTCGTGTTGCAGCAAGTTACTTATGGCAACGGGCAGCCACTCGTCTGCCACTGCTTCATGGACGAGTAGCGTTTCTGCGGCGTTACACACCGATGGTCGCTGCGTCTTCGCGTTGAGTATGATGCTGAGCGCCTTAGCAAGGTCAGCATCGGCATCGACATAGATGTGGCAGTTGCCGACGCCCGTTTCAATGACCGGTACGCAAGCACCTTGGATGACACGCCCGATCAGGCCGGCTCCTCCCCGAGGAATGGCCAGGTCCACGAGTCCCCTGGCTTGGATCAGTATGTCCACCGCCTCTCTGTCGACACGGTTCACGAACTGGATACTGTCGACGGGAACGCGGCTTTTGCGCAGGCCCAGTTGCAAAGCATCCACGAGTGCCTGGTTGGATCGCAGCGACTCCTTGCCGCCGCGCAGCACGACAGCATTACCCGTCTTGAGCGTCAACCCGACAGCATCGACCGTCACATTCGGCCGCGACTCATAGATCATCGCGATTACTCCAAGGGGTACTCGCCGCTTTTCCACACGAAGTTCATTTTGGAGCACAGCTGTCTCCAATGTTTCACCGATAGGGTCGGGTAACTCCATGATCTGATACAGGCCCTTCATCATCGCTTCGACTCGTTGTGTGTCTAACAACAGTCGATCAATTCGACTGGCAGGATCGCCGGACTTTTCCGCATCTTCGATATCCACTCGATTTGCATCTAGAATTTGCTGTCGATTGTCCCAAAGCGCCTGGGCCATTCGCTGCAGAGCCTCGTTCTTGTCCTGGGTCGAGATTCCCGCTAAGAAGCGGGAGGCCTCTTTGGCAAGGCATACCCTATCAAGCACGTGCTTCTGTAGACCGGTGTCGCTCATGTTCATACCGCCCCTTCTGTAACCATTTTCGTTCATTCGAAAATCATCAAGTCGTTTCGGTGGATAATCTCTTGAACGTCGTGAATGGATTCGCCGGCTGTTCGCCGCGCTAACAATCGTTTTAAGTCGCGAGCGGAGAAGTTCACGATGCCCCGTCCAAGCACTCTGTCATCGGCATCTGACACTTCGACCGTCGACCCCTCCAAAAAATCTCCGGTCACTTTCGTGATCCCTGGAACGAGCAAGCTGCCATGATGTTTCAGTGCTCGTATGGCACCGTCGTCGATCCCGATCCGCCCCCTGGCTCTCGTCCCAAACGCAATCCACGACTTCCTGGCCGCAGGCCGGTCCGACGAAGCATGGAACATCGTCCCGATCCGCTCATCTTGCATCACTCGCCGCAACACGTTGTCCGTATGGCTGGACGCAATGACGACGTCAATGCCTGCCCGAACTGCTATCTTCGCGGCGGTGATCTTCGTTTTCATGCCCCCGGTGCCAACTGTGCTCCCCGATCCTCCAGCCGCGCGTTCCATCTCGCCGGTGATGTCCCAGACGTCCGAAATATGCTGAGCTTCCGGATTTTCCTTTGGGTTTGCGGTATACAGTCCATCGATATCCGTGAGCAGTATGAGTTTATCGGCTTCAGCTGTAAGGGCCACGAGACTCGCAAGCGTGTCATTGTCACCGAAACGAATTTCATCGACCGCAACGGTGTCGTTCTCGTTCACGATAGGCAGGATACCGTGGCGGAGAAGTGTCTTGATGGTATTGCGGATGTTCACAAACCGCCTGCGGTCTTCTACATCAGAGCGTGTGAGCAGGATTTGGGCAATGGAAATGCCTTCGCGCGCAAAGAGGCGTTCATACAGACTAATGAGAGCCTCTTGCCCGACGGCAGCCGCAGCTTGTTTCTCCGGCATCGTGCAGTGCGCGTGCGACCAACCCAGTTTTCCGATGCCCGCTGCAATCGCCCCAGATGAGACGAGAATGATCTGGCCTGACGTCTCGCGGTGCATTTGCGCAATCTGCGTCACCAGACGGTCCATTTTTTTGACCGAAATACGAGTGTCCTCATCGGTCAGACTACTTGATCCAACCTTGATCACGATGCGCTGTGCCGTCATATTCCTGCCTCCTTACGACTACACACACTTGAAAAACACAAAAACCCCCTCATCCGAAGGACGAAAGGGTGAATTTCGCGGTACCACCTTCATTGATACGTGCACAGGAGATGACCGAAGAGGTGATCTCACACACGTATCCGCTCAATCTGGGTAACGGCCGGTTCCGTTCCGCTTTTCACGGAATGTTCGGGAGGCGGTTCAACACGGTTTCCCGACGAAGGCTCACAGCCGACGACCTTCGATCTCTTCACGGGTAGACGCATCTACTCACTCCGTCATGACAATTCGGTATGCAATTAAGATTGAATTGTTTGAAAAAAACCGATTAACTGGAGATATACATCCTTATGAGGTATTTGTCAACCTAAACGACTCCGTGCACCCTAGTTTGACTTATTGCATTCTCGTTGAACTGGTTGGATATCTTGTGCAAAAATTGGTACATCTGTAACGCGTTTAACTAGGCATGGTTGAAACGTGCAACCTGCTACTCACAGCCGTGCGCGAAAATGATGATGACCGAGTTTATTTTGGACATTTTTAAATAATCCGTAGAGTGGTTAGGAGAGTGAATATGACGACATATGAAGTGACGGTGCAATTTCGTGTTACAGAGTTTCCTATTGGGCTGAAGTGGTATTCAAAATTGCTTAATCGAGATCCGGACTTCGTACCCCATGAGGCATTTGCAGAGTGGGAACTGATTCCAGGAACTTGGCTCCAAGTAGCTGAAGGCACGCCGACAGAGGGGAGCGGTCCCCTGCGCTTAGGTGTCAGTGACATCGAAAGTGAGCGAGATCGGGTTGTGAAAGAATTGGATCTTGAACCTTTCGAAGTGTATGGGCGTAGCGAAGTGCCCGTGAAATGGGGGACTTTCTCGGATCCTTGGGGAAACAGGATAGGTTTCTTCGAGTATCTGGATGAAATCGAGAAAGAAAAAACGATTAACAGAATACTCCACACATAAAATGGCTCGCTTTTTTGGAATTGTTGCACGGAAACCGATACGAGGTGTTTGCTTGAATTTCAAACAAGGTAGTTTGACGATTCGTCCACTTTGAGGATCAAGATGGAGCGATCCTTCATAAGTGGTTAAATGATCCCCGCGTTCTCGCCTTTTATGAAGGACGCGACAGACCGCATGACATGGACATGATTCGCGCCAGGTTTCTGACTAAGACGGATGCATCACGTGTTCTTGGATGTCTAGTTTCATGGGAAGGTACTCCAGTAGGATATGTACAGGCATATCCTGTCACGGTCGATAAACAGCTGTACGGGTACTCCGACCAACTTCGCGTTTACGGTATGGATCAATTTCTGGGTGAACCCGAGATATGGAATCAGGGGATTGGAACAGTGCTGGTTCGTGAGGTTTCAGACTGGCTACTGCGACAGCGCGGAGCTGACTATGTAGTAATGGACCCGCGTGTAGATAATCTTAGAGCCATCCATGTCTACGAAAAGTGCGGATTTAAAAAGGTAAAGTTGTTGCCACAACGGGAATTGCACGAAGGAATATATCACGACTGCTGGCTCATGGAACTGGCAAGGGACTGAGGTGTTGTGATTGATGATCAGCAAAGAGAATGCCGAACATTATATTTGGCGTGGAATATGTGATGGTTGGCACCTGGTTAAGCAGGATGACTTAAGCATAATCCATGAGAGGATGCCACGCGGTACGTCTGAGGTTAGGCATTTCCACAACAAGTCAAGACAGTTTTTCTTTGTCTTGTCGGGTATGGCGACATTAGAAGTTGATGGGGATCAACACGTCATCCGGGAGTTTCAGGGGATCGAGGTGGCACCAGGAACCCCACACCAAATGATGAACACGTCGCAAGAAGATGTAGAATTCATCGTTGTGTCGCAGCCGATGAGCCATGGAGATCGTGTTTCACTAGATGAGAAAGAATAATGGGTGTGAAAAATCCAGGCGGACGGCTGCCGGACGTGAGGGCAGTGCTTGCAGATGCGAAGGCGGTGAGCGGGTGCGAAGGGCTATACATATATTTCCTGAGTTTCAGAATGCATGCGCAATCGACAGGTTACGCGAGAAGTACGATCCCCTATTTCATCTGATTCAGCCCCATGTGACTCTCGTATTTCCGTTTGCTAGCGGAGTTCCTGCTGAGTCTCTCAGACAACACGTAAAGCTATCCGTTCGGGGTTTGTCCCCGTTTGAAATTGTTCTCAGGGGTGTCACGGGGGTCGACGGGGAGTACTTGTTCCTAAATGTGAAGGTGGGGAACGATCGCATTATTGAATTGCACGACAGGCTGTACTCCGGAATTTTGGCGCAACATCTAAATCGCACTGTCACGTATTCTCCTCATTTAACGGTTGGGCGAATCAACGACAAGGGGATTTTCGAGTTGGCCCTGGCAGAAACCGAACACTTTGGTGAGACGTTTCAAGCGACGGTCCACGAAATTGTTGTTGAGAAGATTGATGAGGGCGGAAAGTCGACTGTGGAGATGACGGTCCCACTAGATTGAGGTTGAACTCAATCCCTCGTCCATTTTGCTGACAACTGTTCATCAACCTTCCCTGTCTTGACGGCTCAAGATGTCGTGAATGTCGCTGACAACCTTACTCAGCGGCTTATGGATGATTCTGGATTCCCAAATCGTTACATAAGTTATATGCTAGTGAGAATGCGGAGTCGAGGTGAAATTTATGAAAACTGCGAGATTTTTATTTTGGTTAGGTGTTGCCGTAATTATCGTTCAACTAGCTGGAAATACGATGATGTTTGCTCGAATGGCATCTATACCATCGGCGGTTATGCCGAACTGGGGATCTATGCTGACATCTATTGCAAGTTGTTTCTTTGGTGGGGGCACTCTGATTGGTCTTTCCAAAATTATCGAAAAACTATATTCACAGAGATAGGTTATGTTCACCACACTCTCGAGAGATATTTTTGTTGAGGTGATTGTATGAAACCTATACTAAACCAAATTGGAACGGTTTTTATCCCCGTCAGTAATATTCAAGAAGCACGCAATTGGTACTGTGACATATTGGGGTTACCAGTTGATGGCGAGATCCTGTTTGGTCATTTATATGTCATACCGATGAACGGAACAGGAATTGTATTAGATAGCAAGATTTATTCAAAGGAGAGTGTTTTCAAGACTCCTCCATTTCATTTGAACACCAATGATATAGAACAAGCATACGCGTATTTGAAGGATAAGGATGTCGAATTGATAACGGGAATTGAGCATAATCAATGGTTTAATTTCAAAGACCCTGACGGCAATCACTTAATGGTTTGTCAGTGTTAGCCCTGTTTCACCAATTGTCATGACCGTCGGTCGTAAACGATACCGAATCTTCGTGGTTGCTGGACATCAGACGAGCAGAGTGAAGACATGGATTCTTAAATACGTGCATCGCAAGAGATAATCACGAAAGTCGGAAAAAGATCCGTGGTTTCCTATACACCTTAGCTTCAGTCGATGCCGGGGAGGTTTGTACAGTGAAGCATGGAGGGGTGCACTGCGAATCATGCGCGTGTACCATCGAACATCGGGCTGAGTTAATTACGTGTTTAAAGGGAGCTAGTCTCGTAGCTTATCACTCCAGTTGTCATGCATATCTATTGAGAGGTGGAATGGAAGGCTTCATGATTTCTGCAATGCCCATCAACGGTTCACGGTTCTCAGGTGCGAGCATCGCCTCATAGGTTATCGTGATTGGAATAGGTCGATTTTGTTAATTCTGCTTTTTCTTGTCTTCGTACGATTTGGGTCGTGGTATCGTTTTGAGTCAAGGCTGCAAAAACATTAACGATTGTAACGTGGATATCCTTTGTACAAATTGCTTAAAAGGAGGTGCCGTTTTGGATAAGAAGCTTGACAATATAGGTCGTGCTATTTTAGCTGGTGTCGTTGCTTTCATATTCACATTAATCCCGGATTTCGACGGTTTTGTCCTCTTTGAATTGACCCGAATAATTGAAAAGGCGCTCCCCGTAAGGCTAAGATGAGTTTGTCGAGAATACATCTCTAGCATGAAAGGAGCACCTTTAAGGTGAAACAACATAAGCATACACGAAAACACCGCCGCCGGAAAAGCTGTAAAATACATACTCACTTCGACCTCAATTCTGCCACTGCATTTGGCGGGGCGGCAGGACTCATCGATTTCGTCCTCCAAACCGGTATGGATAAGTATTTTTGCACAGAGGAACTTGGCAAACGGAAAGACGCTCAATTCCAAATGGATGACGTTGCTCTTACGTTCGTCCTCGGTACATTGCTGGGTCAGGAACGAATTTTCCACTTCGAGGACATTGAGCATGATCCCCTTCTTATGCTCAAGCTGGATCTGCCGAAGCTGCCAGATACAACGCTGCTGTACAAGGACTTGAAGCGGCTAGGCTCCCCTGTTGGTATGGAGGCGATCCGCTCGGCACAGCGCCTTGTACTTAAGTCGCTACTCCCCAAAGGACATGACATTGTCGTTGACATAGATTCTTCAGTGGAGACGGTGTTTGGAAACCAGGAACAATCTGCTGTAGGGTTCAATCCGCATCATCATGGAAGGGCAAGTTTTCATCCCTTGCTAGCGTTTGAATCGCAGATGGGGTGCTGCATCTATGACGAACTGCGTTCCGGCGACGCTCACACAGCAGAAGGGTTTGCAGCCTTCTATGAGGCGATGAAAAAGCAGTTGCCAACAGGTGTAAACATCCGTGCCATCCGCATGGATAAAGGGTTTACCGGTGAAAAGGTGTTTCAGACACTGGAACAAGACGGGCGAGACTACGTGATCAAACTGAAATGGACTAAGCGACTAGCAGAGCTGGCCCCCAACCTAGCGTGGCATTGTATCACCCAGAGTGATACAGAACACTGCGATGTTGCCTCCCTTATGTACCAGGCAACATCCTGGGAAAAACCTCGGCGAGTTGTCATTGTGCGTCGATTGGACATTGACCCGCAGGAGGTCCTATGTGCGGATTGGTTTTGGGAGTACGAGGCCATAGCCACAACGTTCGACTGGAACGGTGAGGACATATGGCATTTCTACAACCACCGTGGCAACGCTGAGAATCATATCAAAGAAGCCAAATATGGATTCGCCGTTGACCAATTCTCGAGTCAGAATTTCAATACCAACAAAGCGTTGGAAGCTCTGAAGCTGCTGGCATACAACCTGCTCCTGTTATATAAACAAGCAGCGTTGCAACCTGGAGTGCGTCAGTGGACAGTTGGACGGCTCCGGCGGAGACTATTCCTTCTACCCGGAATTTTGGTTCACCATGCACGTCAGTGGACAATTCGTCTGCCCGAGTTCGCACAGCGCCTGTCCACCCAAGTCCTTCAGGTGGCGACATAGTGATTTCCAAGCTGAACTGGCAAAAATGACGGTCCATTATGGGGAGGGGGAAAGTGTGTCCAAAGGTTCAATCCAGGACCACTATGCTATCGTGATCGTTAACATATTTACCTATTAATTGAATTTCCAGCCCTGTCGGGCTGTTAAATGAAAAAACCGTCGAAATCCGGGTTAATTAGTGTTTCAGTGGGGAATGTTCAAAGTTTGACCGTTCCAATGGAACTCGGCGCCATCATAGGACTTCTCTTGTACCTGAGTATTCGTGAGTAACATGTTAGACCTATTTCTTGTCCTGTGGATTAAGTAAGACAGTTTACAATGACTCATTAGCTCCGCAGTTTCT
This is a stretch of genomic DNA from Alicyclobacillus dauci. It encodes these proteins:
- a CDS encoding VOC family protein; this translates as MKPILNQIGTVFIPVSNIQEARNWYCDILGLPVDGEILFGHLYVIPMNGTGIVLDSKIYSKESVFKTPPFHLNTNDIEQAYAYLKDKDVELITGIEHNQWFNFKDPDGNHLMVCQC
- a CDS encoding cupin domain-containing protein, with product MMISKENAEHYIWRGICDGWHLVKQDDLSIIHERMPRGTSEVRHFHNKSRQFFFVLSGMATLEVDGDQHVIREFQGIEVAPGTPHQMMNTSQEDVEFIVVSQPMSHGDRVSLDEKE
- a CDS encoding IS1380 family transposase; the encoded protein is MKQHKHTRKHRRRKSCKIHTHFDLNSATAFGGAAGLIDFVLQTGMDKYFCTEELGKRKDAQFQMDDVALTFVLGTLLGQERIFHFEDIEHDPLLMLKLDLPKLPDTTLLYKDLKRLGSPVGMEAIRSAQRLVLKSLLPKGHDIVVDIDSSVETVFGNQEQSAVGFNPHHHGRASFHPLLAFESQMGCCIYDELRSGDAHTAEGFAAFYEAMKKQLPTGVNIRAIRMDKGFTGEKVFQTLEQDGRDYVIKLKWTKRLAELAPNLAWHCITQSDTEHCDVASLMYQATSWEKPRRVVIVRRLDIDPQEVLCADWFWEYEAIATTFDWNGEDIWHFYNHRGNAENHIKEAKYGFAVDQFSSQNFNTNKALEALKLLAYNLLLLYKQAALQPGVRQWTVGRLRRRLFLLPGILVHHARQWTIRLPEFAQRLSTQVLQVAT
- a CDS encoding 2'-5' RNA ligase family protein codes for the protein MRKNNGCEKSRRTAAGREGSACRCEGGERVRRAIHIFPEFQNACAIDRLREKYDPLFHLIQPHVTLVFPFASGVPAESLRQHVKLSVRGLSPFEIVLRGVTGVDGEYLFLNVKVGNDRIIELHDRLYSGILAQHLNRTVTYSPHLTVGRINDKGIFELALAETEHFGETFQATVHEIVVEKIDEGGKSTVEMTVPLD